The nucleotide sequence CCCGTGTGTGTCCGCATCCTAGCCCGAAAGCCGGATGTCCGTTTACGTTTGCGAACCGTTCCACCCAAAGTACGTTTAGTCATAGCCGTATAATCTTCTT is from Synechococcus sp. PCC 6312 and encodes:
- the rpmH gene encoding 50S ribosomal protein L34 — translated: MTKRTLGGTVRKRKRTSGFRARMRTHTGQQVLKARRRKGRARLAV